A window of Chitinophagales bacterium genomic DNA:
GCGTACTCAATGCAGTCAAAAACAAATTACTGGCGCGCGTTCTTGCTGTGGTTAAACGCGGAGAACCTTATGAAAAAAATTACTCATTAAAATGTTTGGCCGTGTCATAGAAATCAACGGCAAAATGGAAAATCTTGCTCAAGCACGGAAGAGAATTCTTCTAGCTCAAGTGTTTTCATATTGCTTTCTTCTTCAAATCCTTGTTTCTTGCTTGAGACGAATGCTGCGATTAAAAATCCATCATCAACAGAACCTTCTTTGTAAATGACTACCACAAATTTATCATTTGGTTTCCTTTTTCAAATGAATTTTCTCTGCAGCCCGCACGTTATAAACTTTATTTCATTTCAACTAATGATTGAACTGCAGACAACACTCTCGCGAAAAACTCTTTCGTGACTGTTGCAAATTTTCGGCAACAATTTTTTCATCAATTGTGGCAAGCCGATGACACCGAACAAAACTTTGCCTGGGCAACACTACGTCAATATCAGTTGAAGTGATTTCAAGATTTACGCCATCAGATTTGTGTTGACTCGTTATCATTACAATAATGAGGTCGCAGGTATTTGAAACTGAATCATTGCTGATTACTAAGGCCGGCCTCGGTTTAGAATTGGTAAGGTCCGTGAAAGGGAAGGGCACAGAAATAACATCGCCCTGTTGGTATTTCATTCATTACTGCTTCTTGAGGAATTCATTCCATACATCATCTTCCTTATTGTTCCAATCCTTCGCGAAAGAAGTTTCGGCAAGAATTGCATTCAGGCTTTTTTCATTTACATCGTTGTCGTCAAATAATCGGGCATCAACACCTAATTCCTGAGCAAGTTTATACAGCAAATCAATTCTTGAAGTTTTTTCGGTTTGAAGAACGAGCATTTTCATTTTGAAAGATTCTTACGCTAAGTTAATTTGTTTCCGTCATTGATAGAGTAAGTACTGTTGTAGCGTCATGGCTAACAATTGAAATGCATTACTGAAAACGTTTATTAAGTCAGAATGAGACTGATCAAACGTCACCCGATAGCTGCGCCTGAATTTGCCTCAAATTTAGTCTTCGCAGTACAGGCGCCCACCAGGCGGTAAAGACCACAATGCCAATGGTCATTACGCCGCCGAATATAACCGAGGGAATAAGGCCAAGCAGCCTTGCCGCAGTCCCTGATTCAAAGGCACCTATTTCGTTGGAGGAGCCTATAAATATATTGTTCACTGCAGATACCCTTCCCCGCATATGGTCGGGTGTCGTAAGCTGCAGGATGGTAGACCGCACGATCACGCTGATGTTATCAAACGCGCCCGTTAAAAGCAGCAGAAAAAGCGACAGGTAAAAATTGGTGGAGAGCGCAAACAGGATGGTGCAAACGCCAAAGCCGGTAATGCAAAGCATCAGGTTAGTTCCGGCATGCTTCATTGGCGGGCGGTGCGCAGCAAATAATCCTATTATCACTGAGCCGGCAAAGGGTGCCGCACGAAGCGCGCCGAGACCTTCCGGGCCTACTTTCAGAATATCAGCAGCAAACACAGGCAGCATGGCAACTGCGCCACCAAAGAGCACAGCAAAGAGATCGAGTGACAAGGCTCCGAGAACCACCTGGTTGTTGAAAACGAACCTAATGCCTGCGGTAAGCCTCGCATAAAGCGTCTCGCTTGCATCGTAAGGCGGCAATGGCACGGAGGGAATGAGCAGAAAACAGGTAAATGAAAAAATGAGAAAGAGGCACACTGCGCCATACGCTACCGTAATGCCTGCGAAGCCATAGATCAGGCCGCCAATGGCAGGCCCGGCGACCGATGCAAACTGCCAGACATTGGAGTTCCACGTAATGCCGCTTGCGTATTTGTCTTTTGAAATGATCTGTGCAAAAAACGCAGTGATGGCGGGAGTAAGAAACCCCCGGGTAATTCCAATAAGAAAGATAACTGCAAAAATCGGTGCTGTATTAAACCGGCTGAGCAGGCCGTCAGCATTCAATGAAAACAGGAATAAGCTTCCCGAGCACAGCATCAGGAGAAGCATAAAAGAGGTGATCACTTTTTTCCGCGGGATAATATCTGCTACATGACCTGCAAAGAGCGAAGTAATGATAAAGGGAATGGCTTCTGCAAGGCCAATTAAACCTAATGAAAAGGCATCGTGTGTGAAAGAATAAATTTGCCAGCCCACGATAACCGCCTGCATCTGAATTGCAACAGTCATGCACATGCGTGCAAGCAGGTAGAGGCGGAAATTACGGAGCTTAAGGACAGCATAGGGTTGATGGGAATCAATAGCAGCGGCGCCGGACATTCAGGCGGTAAAAGTAATGAGTATCCTTTAAAATTCAGAGCAGATACAGATTGGTAATCAATCGTGCTGTGAAGGATCGGTTTCGTATCGTCATACTGAATTTAATTCAGCATCTTTTTAATTCCTACTCTATCCTAAAATCAATTTAGCTCTGCCGGCAAATGGCTACTGACAATACAGACCCTGCAACAAGTCCAGGGTGACGGCTTGAAAATGAGTTCAGGGTGACGCCTATAAAATCAGGAAACTCAGATGTGCATTTTCCCTTTTTTCTCCAGCAGCTGCTCCTGCGTCTCAACGTGTTCGGGATCGGGTACACAGCAATCCACCGGGCACACTGCCGCACATTGCGGTTCTTCATGAAACCCGACACACTCAGTGCATTTACTCGGGACGATATAATAGATATCTTCGGCAATAGGAGGGAAACGCTGGTTTGCATCCACTGTATTACCATCAATTAAGGTAACCGGTCCTTTAATAGTTGTTCCATCGGCGACTGCCCATTCAGCACCACCCTCATAAATTGCATTGTTCGGGCATTCCGGCTCGCAAGCTCCGCAGTTGATGCATTCTTCCGTTATATGTATAGCCATGTAATTAGTATGTTAATTTGCAACCGTTCAAAAATAGAACAAAAACCAATTTTGCCCGCCTTAATAATAAACTTAACACTTTTTCAAACTAAAAGATCACGGCAGGTCAATATAGAATAAGATTTACCTCGTAAATAGGTGGAAGGTTAAAATGAATTTAGAAAAAAGGATAGATACACTTGACCAATTGCATGATGTCTTATCTCCTGAAAATCCGGAGATAAAAGTTATTACAGAAAAAGCCTATGAGCAAAATCCGTGGTTCACTCCAGGAAATATTTTTATTGCGCTGAAAAACATCCGGGAAAAATTTCTACAAAAAGAAAAATTGGAAAGGTGGCTGGCTTCGTATTCTATTCCGGAAAATATTACAGCGAAAGCGGTTGGCATCATCATGGCCGGGAACCTTCCGCTGGTTGGCTTTCATGATTTTCTCTGCGTCCTGTTGTCCGGCCATCGACCCTTTATAAAATTATCCTCAAAGGACAATGTGCTTTTTGCATTTGTGCTTGAAAAATTATTTCAGATTGATAAAGAGCTTCCGGAATGGATTATCGTTTCTGAAAGGCTGAATGGAATGGATGCAATGATTGCAACCGGGTCCAATAACTCATCACGGTATTTCGAATATTATTTTGGAAAATATCCTCACATCATCCGGAAAAACAGGACGTCAGTGGCCGTACTTACGGGTAAGGAATCTAAAGAAGACCTGGAAAAACTCGGGAATGATATTTTTTCATTCTTTGGATTGGGATGCAGAAATGTTTCAAAGCTGTACGCGCCCGAAAATTACCGGTTTGATTTTTTCTTTGAAGCCATCGAACCGTTCCGGCAGGTTGCCGGTCATACTAAATACTTTAACAACTATGAATATAACCGGACGCTGCTGCTGATGAATAATATTCCACACCTCACCAATGATTTTTTATTATTGCGGGAAGAAAAGCGCCTCATTTCTCCGGTAGCGGAAGTTTTCTATGAACATTACACCGGCAGGAATGATCTCGATGAAAAACTTTCACTTCAAAAAGAAAATATTCAATGCATTATTGGAGAAAACTATGTTCCTTTTGGAGCAGCTCAATCGCCTGAACTATGGGATTATGCAGATAACGTGGATACCATGAAATTCTTAACCTCTCTCGGGGAAAAGCATTCAAAATTAGATTAAGATACGGCTACCGGTTCCAGCGCCAATTCATTTAATTTTTCCACCACAAAATCGACCTCTTCTTTCGTATTGTATTTTGAAAAAGAAAACCGTATAGCTACCCGGTTGGGATCGGAATGGATGGCTTCCAGAACATGAGAATTTTTGTTGCTGCCGGAAGAGCAGGCGCTGCCACTGGAGGCACAAATTCCTGCCATATCTAAATTAAAAAGTAACATTTGTGATTTAGGGTTCATGGGAAAAGAAACATTAAGCACCGTGTATAGACATCGGCCGTGAACATCACCGTTAAAGGATACATCAGGAATATTTGCTTTTAGCTTTTCCACCATATAATCACGCAGCCCGGAAATGTATTGTTTCGTGGTGTATAAATTTTCATATCCCAGTTCGAGCGCTTTTGCAAGGCCGACTATGCCATATACATTTTCTGTTCCCGCCCGCATGTTGCGCTCCTGGGCGCCTCCGAAAATCATGGGGGGAATCTTCACAGAATGGTGAATGTAAATAAAGCCTGATCCTTTAGGTCCATGGAATTTATGTGCTGCGCCGGAAATGAAATGCACATTGGTTTTCTTCAGGTCAAATGGAAAATGTGCCACTGTTTGCACCGTATCGCAATGAAAAATAGCCCCGTATCTTTTGCATATTTCTCCTACGTGGTCCATATCCATCATCGTCCCGATCTCGTTATTTGCATGCATTAATGTTACCAGGGTCTTTTCATTGATGCCCTGTAACAATTCTTCCAGATGCTGCAGATCCAATCTTCCCTTTTCATCTACATGAATATGATGCAGCTTTACCGCGCCTTCCTTTTCCAGAGCCTCTGTTGTATGCATAACGCAGTGGTGCTCGATAGGCGAAGTGATTATGTGCTTGAGGTGATACGCCTGTACCGCACACCGGATCGCCATATTGTTTGATTCGGTTCCTCCTGAAGTGAAGAAAATTTCCGAAGGTGTTGCATTTAAATACTTTGCAACGCTCTTGCGGGCTCTTTCGATAGCAGCACGGGTTTCTCTGCCATAAAAATGTATGGCGGATGGATTTCCAAAATGTGATTCCATATACGGAATCATGGTGTCAATTACCTCACGGTCTACAGGAGTAGTTGCGGCATTATCGAAATAAATGTGTTTGTTTTCCTGGGTCATGGTGCAAAATTACTTTTTTTGCTTATTTCTGGTTTGAAAGTAGATTGCAGCGTAGAGATTACAACAGACCTGTTTATCAGGATTTTTTTATCAAGGATTTAATATCAGTAAGTATCTTTTCGGCCAGCATTTCAGCAGCTGCTTTATTCTGGCTTTCAGTATAGATTCTTATGATAGGTTCCGTATTTGAAAGGCGAAGGTGAACCCAATCAGTTCCAAATTCAATACGTAATCC
This region includes:
- a CDS encoding 4Fe-4S dicluster domain-containing protein, which produces MAIHITEECINCGACEPECPNNAIYEGGAEWAVADGTTIKGPVTLIDGNTVDANQRFPPIAEDIYYIVPSKCTECVGFHEEPQCAAVCPVDCCVPDPEHVETQEQLLEKKGKMHI
- a CDS encoding cysteine desulfurase, with protein sequence MTQENKHIYFDNAATTPVDREVIDTMIPYMESHFGNPSAIHFYGRETRAAIERARKSVAKYLNATPSEIFFTSGGTESNNMAIRCAVQAYHLKHIITSPIEHHCVMHTTEALEKEGAVKLHHIHVDEKGRLDLQHLEELLQGINEKTLVTLMHANNEIGTMMDMDHVGEICKRYGAIFHCDTVQTVAHFPFDLKKTNVHFISGAAHKFHGPKGSGFIYIHHSVKIPPMIFGGAQERNMRAGTENVYGIVGLAKALELGYENLYTTKQYISGLRDYMVEKLKANIPDVSFNGDVHGRCLYTVLNVSFPMNPKSQMLLFNLDMAGICASSGSACSSGSNKNSHVLEAIHSDPNRVAIRFSFSKYNTKEEVDFVVEKLNELALEPVAVS
- a CDS encoding MFS transporter, which gives rise to MSGAAAIDSHQPYAVLKLRNFRLYLLARMCMTVAIQMQAVIVGWQIYSFTHDAFSLGLIGLAEAIPFIITSLFAGHVADIIPRKKVITSFMLLLMLCSGSLFLFSLNADGLLSRFNTAPIFAVIFLIGITRGFLTPAITAFFAQIISKDKYASGITWNSNVWQFASVAGPAIGGLIYGFAGITVAYGAVCLFLIFSFTCFLLIPSVPLPPYDASETLYARLTAGIRFVFNNQVVLGALSLDLFAVLFGGAVAMLPVFAADILKVGPEGLGALRAAPFAGSVIIGLFAAHRPPMKHAGTNLMLCITGFGVCTILFALSTNFYLSLFLLLLTGAFDNISVIVRSTILQLTTPDHMRGRVSAVNNIFIGSSNEIGAFESGTAARLLGLIPSVIFGGVMTIGIVVFTAWWAPVLRRLNLRQIQAQLSGDV
- a CDS encoding type II toxin-antitoxin system PemK/MazF family toxin, with amino-acid sequence MKYQQGDVISVPFPFTDLTNSKPRPALVISNDSVSNTCDLIIVMITSQHKSDGVNLEITSTDIDVVLPRQSFVRCHRLATIDEKIVAENLQQSRKSFSRECCLQFNH
- a CDS encoding acyl-CoA reductase, translating into MNLEKRIDTLDQLHDVLSPENPEIKVITEKAYEQNPWFTPGNIFIALKNIREKFLQKEKLERWLASYSIPENITAKAVGIIMAGNLPLVGFHDFLCVLLSGHRPFIKLSSKDNVLFAFVLEKLFQIDKELPEWIIVSERLNGMDAMIATGSNNSSRYFEYYFGKYPHIIRKNRTSVAVLTGKESKEDLEKLGNDIFSFFGLGCRNVSKLYAPENYRFDFFFEAIEPFRQVAGHTKYFNNYEYNRTLLLMNNIPHLTNDFLLLREEKRLISPVAEVFYEHYTGRNDLDEKLSLQKENIQCIIGENYVPFGAAQSPELWDYADNVDTMKFLTSLGEKHSKLD